The nucleotide window GTCCTTCGTACTCATCGACGCCTCCTTTCGGTCAAACCTACTGTCATCTGCTGATGGTGTTGATCACTCTTGTTCTGTCGATCACGGCTGTGGTGTTGATCATGGTCGCCGAGACCCTGGGCGACCATGATCAACACACGTCTCAGCAGCCGATCGGGGCGGTGATCACTGCCCCGTACCGGCGTTGTTGTCATCCTGGGCAGCTTCCTCGCCTGCTTCCGGCGTCGCGGCCGGCGCGGATTCATCCGGTTCGGCGACGGCTACCCGGGCCGGTCGGATCACCTGATCCTTGATCCGGTATCCGGGCTGCAGGATGGTCACGCAGGTCGGCCCGGTGAGCCCGTCGGCGTGCGCGTGCATCAACGCCTCATGGATCCGCGGATCGAAGGGATCGCCTTCTGCACCGTACGATTCCAGGTCGTGCTTGGCGGCGAGCTTCTCGATCTCGTCGGCCATGCCCTTGAACCCGCCGGTGAGTTCCTCGTGCTGCCGCGCAGCCTGCAGGCTGTCCAGCACCGGGAGCAACTCCCGCAGCACCGACTCGACCCCGCCCTTGCGAGCAAGATCACGATCCCGGTCGACCCGGCGCTTGTAGTTGACGTACTCGGCCTGGACCCGCTGCAGATCGGCGGTGCGATCGGCGAGTTGGGTCTTCAACGATGCGATCTCCTCGGCCGACGCGGACGATTCGGCGACTTGATCATCGACGCCGGAGGCGGCGGGGGCGCCGTTGCCGACGCCCTCCGCTGCTGCCGTCGACGGGGTCGAGCCCGCCGGATCGCGGACCTGGTAGGTCTGCGGATCAATCCGGCGCTTGTCCCGCACCGTGGGCCGGCCGGTCTCCTCAGGATCGCGATCGCCCGGGCGCTGTGCGTTCGGGCTGTCGGTCACTTGGCATCACCCTGCGACTTCTCGTCGTCGACGATCTCGGCGTCCACCACGTCGTCGTCGGAGCTGTCGCTCGTGCCGTCGGCGTTAGCGGAGTCAGCGGAGGCACCCGCGTCGCCAGTGG belongs to Microlunatus elymi and includes:
- the grpE gene encoding nucleotide exchange factor GrpE, encoding MTDSPNAQRPGDRDPEETGRPTVRDKRRIDPQTYQVRDPAGSTPSTAAAEGVGNGAPAASGVDDQVAESSASAEEIASLKTQLADRTADLQRVQAEYVNYKRRVDRDRDLARKGGVESVLRELLPVLDSLQAARQHEELTGGFKGMADEIEKLAAKHDLESYGAEGDPFDPRIHEALMHAHADGLTGPTCVTILQPGYRIKDQVIRPARVAVAEPDESAPAATPEAGEEAAQDDNNAGTGQ